AGAATGAGACAAACCACGTCTTAAAATGCAATTTTTATGCCAGCATCAAGGAAGCGTCCATAATCCACCGATTGCTTTAATCAGATGGATCGTTGAGACATATTGACGTCCGATTCGATTGACAAGATCCCTTTTTAATTCTAATTCGGCTCTTTCACTATCCACAACTTCGAGATAATTGATGACCCCCTCACTGTAACGATCATTCGATAATTGAGTCGTTTCACGTGACGCCGCCACTGCTTTTTCCAAACTGTGAATCTCTTCCCCTTGCAATTTCAAATTCGCTAAAGCACTTTCGACTTCTTCAAATGCAATCAAAACTTGCTGCTGATAGTGAGCATCCGCTTCTCTGAATCTATCCCAAGTAAGACGCAGCTGCGATATGTTGCGCCCTCCGTCATAGATGTTTTCGGTTCCTCGAACATCAATTGCCCATAAACGACTTTTTCCAGATAGGAAGTCATGCAAATCAGGACTTGAAAAACCCAAAGTATTTGTGAGGGTAAAAGAGGGAAAAAACGAGGCGTAGGCAGCGCCTATTAAAGCGTGCTCGGCAGCTGAGCGTCTTTCAGCCTCTCTCACATCTGGTCGTTTAAGTAAAACCTCAGAAGGAATACCCGATGGAATTCTAGGTGGCATTTCTGTAATAGGAGAATAAGCGATTGAAACGTCTAAAGGTGGAACACCAATCAAGAGGGCAATCATGTTTTCATTCAATGCACGCTGTCGCAATACGTCATAATATTGTGCGTTGGCATTTTGATATTGCCGTTCTGCCTGTGAAACATCGATATAGCTAACTAGACCTGCATCATATCGTTCTTGATTAACCTCTACTTCTTCTTTGCGAACACGTATGGTGTCTTTTAAAACATCAATTTGGGCATCTAATGAACGGATTTGAAAATATGTGCTTGCCAGTTCAGATGTTAAAATTAGTACACTGGATTGGAAGGCCATTTCTTGTGCTTCTAATTGTCGTAAAGAAGACCAATATTGACTTTTCAATTTACCCCACAGATCCAATTCATATTTCAAATTGAACGGGAGTGCATATAACATTTGATGCGCACGCAAAATCGTCGGAAGATTCGCAGGTAATCCAAAAACCTCAATCAATCCATTTGTGCTATTGTAGTCGGGATCTAAATTGACTTGAGGATAAAGGTCACTCTTACGAATATCTGCTAACGCTTTAGCTTGAAAAACACGAAACAATGCAGCAAAGAGATTTTGATTATTTCCTAGAGCCTGCAATTCCAGGCTATTTAGAATGGGGTCTTCAAAAATGTCCCACCAATTCTCAACATCTGGATTGGCGATTTCTTCTTGTTCTTCATATTTCCAATGATCGGGTGTGGGAGAACATGAGCGATGATACTTAGGACCTACCACACAACCAGGTAAAAACAACATGCTCAAGCAAAAGTAAAAATAGATTTTAGTCTTCATGATGCTCTGGTAATGGATTATCTATATAAACATCTGCTTGTTGCCCCACATACATGTTATAGTCCTTGGGTTCTTCAAAAGAATAGATCACCTGCAAGACACGTGTGTCCACTCGCTCTTCAGAAGTTCCTGTCAGGGATTTTTTAGGAACAACATAGGGCTCAATACGGACAAATTTAAGCGGAATCATCACATTAGCATTATTTTTGGGATAAGCAACGGCTGGACTATTTTTATCAAAATATCCTGCGTTTTGCTCATCGATATCTACCCGTATTTGCAAGTTCTTCAAATTGCCGACCATCAATAAAGGTTTATTTCTGCTAACAAATTCCCCGTCTCTTACATCTTGTTTAAGCAGAATTCCATCAATAGGTGAACGGACGATTAAACGGTTTAACAGTTCGGTGGTTTCCTCGACTTCGGCTTTGGCTGCCTTCACTCTCATTTCAGCAACCCGGGCTTCATTTTCTCTCGTTGTAACATCTTCTTTGCTGACTGCTCGAGGATCTTTTACCTTCTTAACTCTTTCAAACTGATCGATCGCTTTTCTGAGAGTTGCTTCGGCCACTTCCACATTTGCTCTTTGTACTTCCAGCTTAGCTCTTAATGCCCGAGTGTCAAGTTGTAGGAGTGCATCTCCTCGATGTACAGGATCGCCGACTTTTGTATGGTAGAAATCCAAGGCTTTCTTCGCTCCCTTCATTAAAGGCAGTTTCTCCACATCTTGCTTAGAGACCCATTTATAACGAGTATGCTCACTAGATAGCTGAATAACGGGCTGTTTATCTAAGACAATTTCAAAGAGATGATAAGTATAATCCATTTCAGGCTTGCGTATATAAAGTTGACCAATAGAGCAAAATAAACTCTCACAGCTAACTTGAATGCCTGTTTCTTCAAATAACTCTCTAAAAGCACCTTTTACAACGGTTTCATTAAATTCAATTTTTCCAGCTGGAACTCCCCAAAATCCAGGTTCCTGCTTGCCTTGGGCCAACTCCAAAAGTAAAAGCTTATCATCCACAATGACATAAGTTGCTGCGACCTCTACTTTAGGAGAAAAACCTTCCGGCTTCTCTTCGTAAACGTGTGTTTCTAAGTTCATATTGCCCATACTCTTTTTAGCTTTAAGTATTTGCATTATATTAGATGCGTAATTTCATTGGTATGCAAAATTAAATTTTCAATTCCTCGAAAACACACCCCACAAAAAATCGTGAACTTTAAATTCTCGAATCGAGAAAATAAAATGGAAAAGATTGGTTTAATACAAGGTCGGCCTCGCTTTTAGAATTAGTCTTCCAATTCATTTTATGAGCCGCATTCATAGTCAATATGCGGGATTGACTATCCATTTAGCAGATCACTTTCATCAAATTCATTTTAAACTTTATGCAAGGTCCAAAAAGCAAAAAACTCGCTATGAAAATTTTCCAAATCATTCTTAAAATGCGATCTCAAGCTTCATTTGTCAAATCACTAATGGAAATTTTGTTTTTCAAAGTAATGATTGTAGGAAAAATTGGCGACGGAAGATTCTCCCACTCGAACCATTCCCATCCTTCACATTTATCCGGTTCTAACAGTTGAGGCTCTCCACTAAAACTATCCACAAATACGAATAGCGTAACATAATGTTTTTTGCCGGCATCCATGATATTTTCGACCCAGGGACCAATTTTTAAAGAAATAGCCTGTAAGCCAACTTCTTCCATTAACTCTCTAGAAGCACAGCCTTCGACACTTTCTCCAAACTCTAGGTGTCCACCAGGAAAAGCCCATTTTCCTTCCTCATGCGAGTTTTTTCTTTTACCTAACAAAACTTTATTATTTTTAAAAACAACTACAGCCACACCAATTAAAGGACGTTTTTTGAAATTTTGAAGTTCATTAATATCTAAAATTTGCTCATCCACATTGCCCATTGATTCCTCCCTCAACCATTCAAATAAAAAAATACCATTGACATTGCATTTCCTTACTCATAGATTAATTTTTGATCATATTTGCAAATCCCAAATATGATAGCATTTTTCGCTAAGTCGTCATAACAAAACTCCTAACCTTAACAAGGAAGGCAAAGATGGCATCTTCTAACAAACCGACTGTCCTAGTACTTGGTGCTACAGGTCAGTTAGGAAAAATCATTGCTGATGGTCTCAAAAAAAAGGATTCAGTCACACTTTCAGTGGCAACCAGAAAACGAGAACAATTACCAACGCTTAAAGAAAAATACGGACATGCTGTTTATCTAGATTTTGACGATCCGCGAACTTTTCCTGAAGCTCTGAAAGGTGTAGAAAGACTTTTTTTACTCACAGGCTATACTGTTGATATGCTTGTGCAAAGTAAAGCCATTGTAGATGCCGCTAAAAAGGCCCATGTCAAACATATCGTTCATCTAGGTGTATTTACACCTGAAGAAGACTGCTACGATCCTCATTTCGCTTGGCACCAGATGATTGAAGTGTACATTAAGGCAAGCGGGATTTCTTACACGTTTCTGCATCCGAATTGCTTTATGCAAAATCTTTCAGGATTCTATAGCATGGTTAAGAATGGTAAAGTTCGTTTTTATGCCAATGATAAAAAGTTAGGATGGATTGCCTTAGAAGATGTTGCGGAAGCTTCTGTCAAAATTTTAACTGAAGGTCCAGCGAAACACCACGGAAAAGATTATTGGTTTTCAACAGAGTCTTTAAATTTAGACGAAATTGCCTGGATTCTGACAGAAGTCACAGGCAAAAAATTCATTGCTGACTCACAACCACCCGAGCAATTTATCAAAGATTTCAGCGTTAATGTGACCTACGTAGATCCCTATTTTATTGGAGTACAAAAATTTTTCGAGCAAGTTGTGGACGGTAGAATGGCCTATATTGCTGAAGTCCGCGATGATGCCCCTCTACTCATTGGACGCAAAGGAACGACGCTCAAAGAGTGGGCAAAATTGCACAAGGACGAACTGATTGCATTAGCCTAGGCTCAAGAGATCGTTTTTCTTAAAGCAATATACAATTGGAAATTTTCTCTAAAGGCTGAATAATTTAAAAACGTTTTTATTCTCTTCAGCTGGTTCCAAATATTTCGCATGTGATTTTGATAGAAAAATTTTTCTATTCCTTTTATCATATACCGAAAGGCCTTTAACCTAAAACAACAATCAACTTAATACCCACAAGAGAAAAATGTCTCATAAAGTTGAAACTTTTCCAAATGACACCCTTTCATATGTAGTTCACGACAAAACAGGCGAAGAGATTCTCATCGAACTAAAACAAATCGATCCGCAATCCACATTTCTTTCAGAACAATTCAATGAATATAGCGAAATTTTGGCCGAAGCTTATATGCCCGTAGAAAAGCAATTTGCTATGCAGTTTCCTGAATCAATCGGTAAAGACATGTTTTTAAATACACTTGAACCACTTTTTAAAAATGGTCTCAGCAACGTCAACTGGAATTTTGCCGAAGAGAAAATAAGAGCAATTTTAAGACTTTTTTTTGCAGAGGGCTTTGCAAAAAGCATGGTCGTAAATAAAGAAGTATGCGCCGCTTATGATCATCTAATTGTAACTGCTAAAAATAAAGAGACAAAAGCACCTCTTGGAATCATCTATTTCTTTATTTCTAAAGAACAACCTCAAAGCAACGTACGAGTTCCTGTTTTTGGAATTGCTCCAAAAAATCAAAATCGGGGCCTAGGTAAATTATTAATGAGTTCGATTTTAAATCAATTTCCTGAAACCAAAAAAATTCTTCTTTCCACTCGCATAACGAATGAAAAGGCCCTCAATGCTTATCGCACATGGGGCTTTGCAGAAACACAAAATATGATGGAATATTGGGTGAATATGGAATGTGAGATAGAAAAATCGCCTGCTCTAAAAAAAGCTACAGAACCATGCTTCGTTTAAAAGATAAATTAAACTTGTTTTGAATTCTCTTTTTCAGAGAAAGCCTGTTTAATTTTTTCTATATTTTCTTCTAAGCTTTGAGCGTGCGTATCAATTTCTAGATCATAAGCGACGTTTTCATGAACTTTAAAATACTGTCCACGAGCCCCTCCCACAAATCGATTTCCTCGCAAACGTTCACGTTTCTCCAAAATATCTAGAGGAGTAGTCACTCCTACATACAGAACAGGGTAATCTTTGAGAGCTTGCTTCCATTCACCAACTTCAAGAATACCAAATGCCACGTCATCGATAATCAGATTATATTGCTGGGAAACAAGAAGTATGGCGACATCCTTGAGAGTTCTTGAGATCTTATCAGCGAAAGGACCTGCATGAATTTTATAGATGGGATGGCCTGTCGGATCTACGGCAGGCCTCCAAGAAAAACCAAGAGGAGCAGCCCCTCCTTCCCAGTTATTGATCTTTTCTGGCATAAAACCAATCATTTTATCGAGACTGATATGAAGATACGGTTCTATAAATGCATTTTGAAGGGCCTTCGCCACCGTCGTCTTACCAGAACTCGAAGGCCCGTTAAGATAAATAATCTTAGACATGCATGCCCCACATTGTCTTTAGAAAGAGTCTTAATTATTTAATGGTTTTGTCCCATTTAAGAAATTGACCCAAAGAGCAAGATCTTCTTTGCTTGGACTATTTCCAAAATTTTTTTTAGTTGGATAAATAAGATGAAACACGAGAACATTTCCAGCTCTATCATTAAGACCGACATAGGCCATATGCACAACATCTTTTCCAATAATCATTTTAATTGCAACGAGTGGATAATTTCCCCATTGAGAAAAAGCTGCTTCAAATCCTTTTGGGAACTCTTTCTTCATTTGTGCAATCATTTGCTTCATATCAACAGAAAAGGATTTAATTCCATCTTCTTTTGCCACATGAATCACAGGCTTTGTAAGTAATCGTGGATTTTCTACAAAATTTTTACCTAAATCATTTGGC
Above is a window of Parachlamydia acanthamoebae DNA encoding:
- a CDS encoding efflux RND transporter periplasmic adaptor subunit, which encodes MNLETHVYEEKPEGFSPKVEVAATYVIVDDKLLLLELAQGKQEPGFWGVPAGKIEFNETVVKGAFRELFEETGIQVSCESLFCSIGQLYIRKPEMDYTYHLFEIVLDKQPVIQLSSEHTRYKWVSKQDVEKLPLMKGAKKALDFYHTKVGDPVHRGDALLQLDTRALRAKLEVQRANVEVAEATLRKAIDQFERVKKVKDPRAVSKEDVTTRENEARVAEMRVKAAKAEVEETTELLNRLIVRSPIDGILLKQDVRDGEFVSRNKPLLMVGNLKNLQIRVDIDEQNAGYFDKNSPAVAYPKNNANVMIPLKFVRIEPYVVPKKSLTGTSEERVDTRVLQVIYSFEEPKDYNMYVGQQADVYIDNPLPEHHED
- a CDS encoding efflux transporter outer membrane subunit; the encoded protein is MKTKIYFYFCLSMLFLPGCVVGPKYHRSCSPTPDHWKYEEQEEIANPDVENWWDIFEDPILNSLELQALGNNQNLFAALFRVFQAKALADIRKSDLYPQVNLDPDYNSTNGLIEVFGLPANLPTILRAHQMLYALPFNLKYELDLWGKLKSQYWSSLRQLEAQEMAFQSSVLILTSELASTYFQIRSLDAQIDVLKDTIRVRKEEVEVNQERYDAGLVSYIDVSQAERQYQNANAQYYDVLRQRALNENMIALLIGVPPLDVSIAYSPITEMPPRIPSGIPSEVLLKRPDVREAERRSAAEHALIGAAYASFFPSFTLTNTLGFSSPDLHDFLSGKSRLWAIDVRGTENIYDGGRNISQLRLTWDRFREADAHYQQQVLIAFEEVESALANLKLQGEEIHSLEKAVAASRETTQLSNDRYSEGVINYLEVVDSERAELELKRDLVNRIGRQYVSTIHLIKAIGGLWTLP
- a CDS encoding chloramphenicol phosphotransferase CPT family protein, with the translated sequence MSKIIYLNGPSSSGKTTVAKALQNAFIEPYLHISLDKMIGFMPEKINNWEGGAAPLGFSWRPAVDPTGHPIYKIHAGPFADKISRTLKDVAILLVSQQYNLIIDDVAFGILEVGEWKQALKDYPVLYVGVTTPLDILEKRERLRGNRFVGGARGQYFKVHENVAYDLEIDTHAQSLEENIEKIKQAFSEKENSKQV
- a CDS encoding nucleotide triphosphate diphosphatase NUDT15 produces the protein MGNVDEQILDINELQNFKKRPLIGVAVVVFKNNKVLLGKRKNSHEEGKWAFPGGHLEFGESVEGCASRELMEEVGLQAISLKIGPWVENIMDAGKKHYVTLFVFVDSFSGEPQLLEPDKCEGWEWFEWENLPSPIFPTIITLKNKISISDLTNEA
- a CDS encoding GNAT family N-acetyltransferase; this encodes MSHKVETFPNDTLSYVVHDKTGEEILIELKQIDPQSTFLSEQFNEYSEILAEAYMPVEKQFAMQFPESIGKDMFLNTLEPLFKNGLSNVNWNFAEEKIRAILRLFFAEGFAKSMVVNKEVCAAYDHLIVTAKNKETKAPLGIIYFFISKEQPQSNVRVPVFGIAPKNQNRGLGKLLMSSILNQFPETKKILLSTRITNEKALNAYRTWGFAETQNMMEYWVNMECEIEKSPALKKATEPCFV
- a CDS encoding NmrA family NAD(P)-binding protein — encoded protein: MASSNKPTVLVLGATGQLGKIIADGLKKKDSVTLSVATRKREQLPTLKEKYGHAVYLDFDDPRTFPEALKGVERLFLLTGYTVDMLVQSKAIVDAAKKAHVKHIVHLGVFTPEEDCYDPHFAWHQMIEVYIKASGISYTFLHPNCFMQNLSGFYSMVKNGKVRFYANDKKLGWIALEDVAEASVKILTEGPAKHHGKDYWFSTESLNLDEIAWILTEVTGKKFIADSQPPEQFIKDFSVNVTYVDPYFIGVQKFFEQVVDGRMAYIAEVRDDAPLLIGRKGTTLKEWAKLHKDELIALA